In Helianthus annuus cultivar XRQ/B chromosome 3, HanXRQr2.0-SUNRISE, whole genome shotgun sequence, a single window of DNA contains:
- the LOC110930380 gene encoding growth-regulating factor 8, producing MVNGNQSAAGGVVRVSGKVFFTANQWEELERQTTIYKYIMASIPVPPQLLVSLSTQSNRMGMGLRLSNGSDPEPWRCRRTDGKKWRCAKDVAPDQRYCERHARKTRSRSRKPVETAYTKDTSTVVSAANQQPECSDWLKKNAGIPAYQSTSNNQFQQPTQSAIGGSKRDQISKQDYKEIHQQNSLIDHNNSYLNASFTGIDGWSRIGGGDECSLTLSMQSGGNQMEFDHESFQMAVGLLSGDRDGCEDVFKPHHNWLNQASWAGLGSGSGSGSTPGGPLGEALCLGITSTRNEPSYHGYSSNTNSSSACEGGGLNFVNRRDG from the exons ATGGTGAATGGGAATCAATCAGCTGCAG GTGGAGTTGTGAGAGTTTCTGGGAAAGTGTTTTTTACTGCGAATCAGTGGGAAGAACTCGAGAGGCAAACAACGATCTACAAGTACATAATGGCTTCAATCCCTGTTCCTCCACAGCTTCTCGTATCTTTATCCACTCAATCCAACA GGATGGGTATGGGTTTGAGACTCTCAAACGGGTCGGATCCGGAGCCGTGGAGGTGTAGAAGAACAGATGGTAAGAAATGGAGGTGTGCCAAGGATGTGGCTCCTGATCAAAGGTACTGCGAGCGACATGCGCGCAAGACTAGATCGCGTTCAAGAAAGCCTGTGGAAACCGCATACACTAAAGATACTTCCACCGTGGTTTCCGCTGCAAATCAACAACCCGA GTGCAGTGATTGGTTGAAGAAGAATGCTGGTATCCCTGCGTATCAATCGACATCGAATAACCAATTTCAGCAACCAACGCAGTCCGCAATCGGAGGATCAAAAAGGGACCAGATTTCGAAACAAGATTATAAAGAAATTCATCAGCAAAACTCCTTGATCGACCACAATAATTCTTACCTAAACGCTAGTTTTACCGGCATTGATGGTTGGTCTAGGATTGGTGGTGGAGATGAATGTTCTCTAACATTATCAATGCAATCTGGTGGGAACCAGATGGAGTTTGATCATGAGAGTTTTCAAATGGCTGTTGGATTGTTGAGTGGTGATAGAGATGGGTGTGAAGATGTTTTCAAACCGCACCACAATTGGCTGAACCAGGCTTCTTGGGCAGGTTTGGGTTCGGGTTCAGGTTCTGGTTCCACACCTGGTGGGCCGTTAGGTGAAGCATTGTGCCTAGGAATCACTAGTACTCGAAACGAGCCATCTTATCATGGCTATAGCTCCAACACGAACAGCAGCAGCGCCTGCGAAGGTGGTGGTTTGAATTTTGTGAACAGACGAGATGGTTGA